In a single window of the Tachyglossus aculeatus isolate mTacAcu1 chromosome 14, mTacAcu1.pri, whole genome shotgun sequence genome:
- the RANGAP1 gene encoding ran GTPase-activating protein 1, with amino-acid sequence MTMASEDISKLAETLAKTQVGGGQLSFKGKSLKLNTAEDAQEVIQEIEEFVGLEALRLEGNTVGVEAARVIAKALEKKAELKRCHWSDMFTGRLRSEIPPALMSLGQALITAGAQLVELDLSDNAFGPDGVQGFEALLKSSACYTLQELKLNNCGMGIGGGKILAAALTECHRKSSELGKPLALKVFVAGRNRLENDGATALAEAFGNIGTLEEVHMPQNGINHPGITALAQAFAISPLLRVINLNDNTFTEKGAIAMAETLKTLRQVEVINFGDCLVRSKGAVAIAEAVKMGLHKLKELNLSFCEIKRDAALVLAEAAEDKSELEKLDLNGNALGEEGCEQLQEILEGFNMAHVLASLSDDEGDDDEEEDEGEEDEEDDEEEEEEEVEEEEVEEEEEVEEEEEVEEEEEEEQQRGQEDQKSTPKKIQGIQVGEPAPVICSPPPVDVSTFLAFPSPEKLLRLGPKSPVLITQQTDTSDPEKVVSTFLKVSSVLKDDVSVKAAVQETVDVLMKKAFSTATFNSDAFITSLLVHMGLLKSEDKIKAVPNLTGPLMALNHAAQQDYFPKSLAPVLLAFVTKPNHALDSCPLARHSLLQTLHQA; translated from the exons ATGACCATGGCCTCAGAGGACATCTCCAAGCTCGCAGAGACGCTCGCCAAGACCCAGGTGGGCGGAGGACAGCTGAGCTTCAAGGGGAAAAGCCTCAAACTCAACACGGCAGAAGATG CCCAAGAAGTGATTCAGGAGATCGAGGAGTTTGTCGGTCTCGAGGCCCTGCGGCTGGAGGGTAACACGGTGGGCGTGGAGGCCGCCCGGGTCATTGCCAAGGCGCTGGAGAAGAAAGCGGAGCTGAAG CGCTGCCACTGGAGCGATATGTTCACCGGGAGGCTGAGGTCCGAGATCCCCCCGGCTCTG ATGTCACTGGGGCAGGCGCTCATCACGGCGGGGGCTCAGCTGGTGGAGCTGGACCTGAGCGACAACGCCTTCGGGCCGGACGGCGTGCAGGGCTTCGAGGCGCTGCTCAAGAGTTCGGCCTGCTACACCCTCCAGGAGCTCAAGCTCAACAACTGCGGCATGGGGATCGGCGGCGGCAAG ATTTTGGCCGCGGCGCTGACGGAGTGCCACAGGAAGTCCAGCGAGCTGGGCAAGCCGCTGGCTCTGAAGGTGTTTGTGGCCGGCAGAAACCGCCTGGAGAACGACGGGGCCACCGCCCTGGCAGAGGCGTTCGGA aacaTCGGAACCCTGGAGGAGGTGCACATGCCGCAGAATGGGATCAACCACCCCGGGATCACGGCCCTGGCCCAAGCCTTCGCTATCAGCCCCCTGCTCCGGGTCATCAACCTGAACGACAACACCTTCACCGAGAAAGGAGCCATCGCCATGGCCGAG ACCCTGAAGACGCTGCGGCAGGTGGAGGTGATCAACTTTGGCGACTGCCTGGTGCGCTCCAAGGGCGCCGTTGCCATCGCCGAAGCGGTGAAGATGGGGCTGCACAAGCTGAAG GAGCTGAACTTGTCCTTCTGTGAGATCAAGCGCGATGCCGCCCTGGTTCTCGCCGAAGCCGCCGAGGACAAGTCGGAACTGGAGAAGCTGGATCTCAATG GAAATGCCCTGGGGGAAGAGGGTTGTGAGCAGCTCCAGGAGATCCTCGAGGGTTTCAACATGGCACACGTGCTCGCTTCCCTCAG TGACGACGAGGGGGATGATGacgaagaggaggatgaaggggaggaagatgaggaggacgacgaagaggaggaggaggaggaggtcgaagaggaggaggtagaagaggaggaggaggtggaagaggaggaggaggtggaagaggaggaggaagaggaacagcaGCGAGGCCAGGAAGATCAGAAGTCAACACCCAAGAAAATTCAAGGGATCCAGGTTGGG GAACCTGCACCTGTGATCTGCTCTCCTCCTCCGGTGGACGTCTCCACGTTCCTGGCTTTCCCGTCCCCGGAGAAACTCCTGCGCCTCGGGCCCAAGAGCCCGGTTctgatcacccagcag ACAGACACGTCCGATCCAGAAAAGGTGGTCTCGACGTTTCTGAAAGTCTCGTCTGTGCTCAAGGATGATGTGTCGGTGAAGGCTGCGGTACAAGAAACCGTCG ACGTCTTGATGAAGAAGGCCTTCAGCACCGCCACCTTCAACTCTGACGCCTTCATCACCAGCCTCCTGGTGCACATGGGCTTACTCAAG AGTGAAGACAAGATCAAGGCTGTCCCCAATCTCACAGGCCCTCTAATGGCCCTGAACCACGCGGCTCAACAGGACTATTTCCCCAAGTCTCTGGCCCCAGTTCTCCTGGCTTTTGTGACCAA GCCCAATCACGCCCTGGACTCCTGCCCCTTGGCGCGCCACAGCCTCCTGCAGACCCTCCACCAAGCCTAG